A stretch of Schistocerca americana isolate TAMUIC-IGC-003095 chromosome 3, iqSchAmer2.1, whole genome shotgun sequence DNA encodes these proteins:
- the LOC124605802 gene encoding exosome complex component RRP42 translates to MAEVLLSTAEKTYILHGVDEDFRTDGRNRRTYRPIELETEVVIHANGSARLRLANTDILVGVKTEIDTPFPERPNEGKIEFFVDCSANATPAFEGRGGEDLATEISASLARAYMSSQVFNLSPLIITPGVHCWKLYVDILILECGGNLFDAVSLAVKAALHNTRVPKVENEGKDGDEEMLVLSQNYNDCTHLDVSNTPVLITLCKIGDNCVVDPTAEEEACSVASVVIAVTESGLVTSVFKTGEGSLSPQTFRDALIEGRDIGYNLNKTLKNALLREAEKGNEGGVYEPYGFLK, encoded by the coding sequence ATGGCGGAAGTACTCCTGAGTACAGCAGAAAAGACTTACATTTTGCACGGTGTTGACGAGGATTTTAGAACGGACGGGAGGAACAGACGAACTTACAGACCCATCGAATTAGAAACAGAAGTGGTAATTCATGCAAATGGTTCGGCTCGCTTGCGCTTAGCAAACACCGATATTTTAGTGGGCGTAAAAACAGAAATTGACACTCCTTTCCCCGAAAGACCAAACGAGGGAAAGATAGAATTTTTCGTTGACTGCTCTGCAAATGCGACGCCAGCATTCGAAGGCAGAGGAGGTGAAGACCTAGCCACAGAAATTAGTGCAAGTTTGGCAAGAGCGTACATGTCCTCACAAGTTTTCAACCTATCGCCTTTGATAATTACACCTGGTGTTCATTGCTGGAAGCTATATGTTGACATTCTTATCTTAGAATGTGGAGGTAACCTTTTTGATGCAGTCTCATTGGCAGTTAAAGCAGCCTTGCACAATACCAGAGTGCCAAAAGTCGAAAATGAAGGAAAGGATGGTGACGAGGAAATGCTTGTGTTATCGCAGAATTATAACGACTGTACTCATTTGGATGTTTCAAATACTCCTGTTCTAATTACACTTTGTAAAATTGGCGATAACTGCGTAGTTGATCCGACAGCCGAAGAAGAAGCGTGTAGCGTTGCAAGTGTGGTCATAGCAGTAACTGAATCCGGGTTAGTTACCTCAGTTTTCAAGACTGGAGAAGGAAGCCTGAGCCCCCAAACTTTTCGGGATGCTCTAATTGAAGGCAGAGACATAGGCTACAATCTTAACAAGACACTGAAGAATGCATTACTTAGAGAAGCAGAAAAGGGAAATGAAGGAGGAGTGTATGAACCATACGGATTTTTAAAATAG